The DNA segment TCTCTTCCTGCCTTCGGTTCCCTCCTCTCCCTACCTGCCCTCCCTCTTACCTCCTCCTGCTCCCATCGTTCTCCCCCTTCTCGACTTGTGGGTAATGCGTAGCAGAATTGGGGGAGGGTGGCGAGCCTAAAGCGAGCCGGGTGGGGGCCGCACTCCCCGCCAGGGGTCGCCAACCCTTCACCGCCATTGTATCTTGCGGCTCCACGGCTCCCAGGAGGACACGGCGTTGAGCGAGGCGGCACCCGGGCGTTCCGGTCGGCTGATGCGGGGGGTGCGCGAGCGCTCGGCGGGGATTGCGCTCGCCGCCATGGCGCTGGCGACCATCGCGCTCGGGGCGAACGTGTACCTCCTCTGGCGGCTGCGCGACGCCGAGTCGCGGGCGGTCGCGGCGGCGCACCGGGCGCTGGACCGCCTGGAAGCGGAGGACGCGCGGCTGGCGTACCGCATCCGGCTCCCCGCGGGGACGCCGATCCGGCTGGACATCCCCGTGGACGAGCGGCTGCGCGTGAACCTGAACACGCAGCTCCCGATCGACACCCGCGTCCAGGTCCCTTTCCGGTCGCCGTTCGGAAACCACACGGTGGTCCTCCCCATCAAGACGACGATCCCGATCCGGACCGAGGTCCCGCTGCACATCCGGCACACCTTCCGGCTCCGCACCCGGACCGAGGACGCCATCGAGGTGCCGCTGGAGGTGCGCGTCCGCGACCTCCCGCTCGACGTGCTCCGCGAGTCCCTGCAACCCGAATCTCGATGAAAGCACCAGTCCTGCTCCTGGGCGCGGCCCTCCTCTGGGGGTGCGCCCCCGAGCGCCCGGGCGACGGCGCCGGGGAGCCCGGCGACACGGCAGCCGCCACTCCGGTCCGCTCCGCCGCCGAAGGATGGCGCACGGCCCCCGCGGAGGGGGTGAGCCTCCGCGGTGCCGACACCCTGCTGGTGGAGACCGGCCCGCACGCCGTGCTCTGGCGCGCCGGGCAGGAGGCCGTGCAGCCGCCGTACACGATCCACTCCCGGATGCAGAAGCTGCACGGCCGGCTGCACGAGGGGTACGGGATCGTCTTCGGGGGCGAGGGGCTGGAGGGGCCGGAGGAGGGGCAGCGGTACAGCTACTTCCTGGTGCGCGGCGACGGCAGCTTCCTGATCCGGCGCCGGGCCGGCGCGGAGGTGCCGGTGGTGCGCCCCTGGACCCACCATCCGTCCATCCGCCGCGACACCGAGGACGGGGGGCGCCCCAACGAGCTGCAGGTGCAGGTGGCGGCCGACTCGGTCCGCTTCCGGGTGAACGGGGCGCAGGTGGCGAGCGTCGCCGCCGCCGAGGTGGACGTGCGGGGCGTCCCCGGCGTGCGCATCGCCCACGACGTGCAGGTGGCGCTCTCCGACTTCGGCCTGGAGCCCGGCGTGGCGGGAGGGCCGCGGTGAGCGCTGTGCTCGGGCGCTCGGCGCCGCGCCGGGAGCGGCCGCGGGTGCTGATCGTGGATGACGACGCGGGGGTGCGCGCGGTGCTGGCGCGGGTGCTGCGCGACGGCTACGAGCTGCGCCTGGCCACCAGCGGCGAGGAGGCCGAGGAGATGTTCGGCCGCGAGGGCGCCGACCTCGTGCTCTCCGACCTGCAGATGCCCGGGATCGGGGGGCTGGAGCTGCTGCAGCGCTTCAAGGCCATGGACGACACGGTGGGGTTCATCATCCTCACCGGCGCGGGGACGATGGAGAACGCCATCGACGCCCTCCGCCTACAGGCCGACGACTACCTGTTGAAGCCCTTCAACCTGGACGAGGTCATCCTCGCCGTGGAGCGGGCGCTGGAGCACCGCTCGCTCCTCCGGGAGAACCGCTTTCACCAGCGGCACCTGGAGGAGCGGGTGGCCGAGCAGGCGCGCGAGCTGGAGGCCCTGTTCGTGGACGCCCTGCTGTCGCTCGCCAACGCCGTGGAGGCGCGCGACGACTACACCGGCAACCACGTGGGGCGGGTGGCGCGGCGCGCGGTGGCGACCGGGAGCGAGATGGGGCTCGCGGGGGAGGAGCTGCGGCACCTCTGGGTGGGGGCGCTCCTCCACGACATCGGCAAGATCGCGGTTCCCGACCACGTCCTCCTCAAGCCGGGGCGGCTGACCGACGAGGAGTACGAGGTGATGAAGCGCCACCCGGAGACCGGGGCGGCCATCATGTCGCGGAGCGCCTTCCTGCGGCCGGCGCTCCCCGCCGTGCTGCACCATCAGGAGCGGTGGGACGGCGCGGGGTACCCGGCCGGCCTGAAGGGCGAGGAGATCTCGATCCAGGGGCGGATCATCGCGGTGGTGGACACCTTCGACGCCATCGTCACCACGCGCCCGTACCGGCCGAAGCGGTCCCCCGAGGCGGCGATGGAGGAGATCGAGCGGTGCTCGGGGACACAGTTCGATCCGGCGGTGGTGGCGGCGTTCCGGCGCGCGCTGGAGAAGGGCTTCCCGGAGGACCCCACCGCCCCGACGCTGTACCCGCACGGGATGGACGGCGAGTAGCGGCTTCCCGTTTGTGCGGCGTTCGTGGGCCGCTCCGGAGCCGGGCCGAACTGCCGGCCCGTCTCCTCCGCGGGCTACGCGAGCCGCCAGCCCTGCGGGGTCTCGCTCCGCCGGGGTGAGCCAGCCGAAACCGCCCGGCTGTCGCACCCCGTACTTCGTTTTCGGGGTACAACGGGAACGGCTCCGGCTCGCCGGCTCTTCACCGTCCTCTCTGCCATGCGCGACCTCGACGACCTCTTCGCCCGCCTGCAGACCTCCGACTTCCGTCGGCGGTTCCGCCTCCGCGCGACGGAGCTGCAGTACCTGCGCAGCCGCGGCCTCGACGTGGTCATGGAGCACGCCGCGGGGTTCATCGGCACCCGCCTCGCCGTCGCCGAGCCGGCCAACGACGGGAAGCAGACGCCGATGCGGAACCACCCCGCCTTCGTCGCGCAGCACGCCACCGCCACCTGCTGCCGCGGGTGCCTGCAGAAGTGGCACCGTATCCAGAAGGGCCGGGCGCTCACCGACGAGGAGACCGCGTACGTGCTCGCGGTGCTGGAGCGCTGGCTCCGAGGGCAGCTCCCGGACGGCGCGGCGGAGCGCGCCTCCCCGGGAAGCGACCCGGACCAGCTCAGCCTCTGAGCCGCCGCCTCTTCGCTTGACCCCCCTCCGCTCCTGTCCTAGAATTCGGAATTGATGGCAGGAACCGAATTGTAGAGCAACGACGCGGGGCCTCCGGCCCCGTTCGCATAGACAGGAGCAGGTCCCGATGGCCGAGCCGCTGGCACCCCAGTACACGCCGCAGGAGAACGAGGGCCCGCTCTACCGCTGGTGGGAGGAGCGCGGCTACTTCCACGCCGATCCGGAGTCGGAGGCGGCGCCCTACACCATCGTGATCCCGCCGCCCAACGTCACGGCGGCGCTCCACATGGGGCACGGACTGAACAACTCCGTGCAGGACATGCTCATCCGCTGGCGGCGGATGCAGGGGCGCGCGACGCTCTGGCAGCCCGGGACCGACCACGCCGGGATCGCCACGCAGAACGTGGTGGAGCGCATCCTGGCCGGCGAGGGGAAGACCCGCTACGACCTGGGGCGCGAGGCGTTCGTCGGGCGGGTGTGGGAGTTCGTGGGGAAGACGGAAGGGACCATCATCGACCAGCTCCGCGCCATCGGCTGCTCGTGCGACTGGGAGCGCACCCGCTTCACGCTGGACGAGGGGCTCTCGCGGGCGGTGCGCGAGGTGTTCGTCCACCTGTACGAGAAGGGGCTGGTCTACCGCGGGAACCGCATCATCAACTGGTGCCCGCGCTGCCTCACCGCGCTCTCGGACGAGGAGGCGGAGCCGGAGGAGACGCAGGGGAAGCTGTACCACCTGCGCTACCCGC comes from the Longimicrobiaceae bacterium genome and includes:
- a CDS encoding HD domain-containing phosphohydrolase is translated as MSAVLGRSAPRRERPRVLIVDDDAGVRAVLARVLRDGYELRLATSGEEAEEMFGREGADLVLSDLQMPGIGGLELLQRFKAMDDTVGFIILTGAGTMENAIDALRLQADDYLLKPFNLDEVILAVERALEHRSLLRENRFHQRHLEERVAEQARELEALFVDALLSLANAVEARDDYTGNHVGRVARRAVATGSEMGLAGEELRHLWVGALLHDIGKIAVPDHVLLKPGRLTDEEYEVMKRHPETGAAIMSRSAFLRPALPAVLHHQERWDGAGYPAGLKGEEISIQGRIIAVVDTFDAIVTTRPYRPKRSPEAAMEEIERCSGTQFDPAVVAAFRRALEKGFPEDPTAPTLYPHGMDGE
- a CDS encoding DUF4186 domain-containing protein — translated: MRDLDDLFARLQTSDFRRRFRLRATELQYLRSRGLDVVMEHAAGFIGTRLAVAEPANDGKQTPMRNHPAFVAQHATATCCRGCLQKWHRIQKGRALTDEETAYVLAVLERWLRGQLPDGAAERASPGSDPDQLSL